One window from the genome of SAR202 cluster bacterium encodes:
- a CDS encoding CPBP family intramembrane metalloprotease gives MQIPNEFSTLARNHSNQFLNWILGIILIFSGWQILGIIPILLHPNTDELLQSGNSPYTILNFITLMSGFLFGLVAFIFVAKYIHKRTLISYLTGFKTIQYDRIIFAIVISLLISGIPLILLALASNDCQNIIDKSIECSTGLEFNPNFSFVTYIIFILIALIITPIQVGFEEILFRGYFLQGLGLFTKNPVLLSLIVGSLFMVAHLANPETTYGMAKYMTILMATGTIWALIAIKGNGLELPFGFHLANNLFVFLFITTKNSVITTPALFYDIGIEQTGITWTDVFMSVFFTLFIPYVILAKKYKWGIGFSYLVKSYSNLKKK, from the coding sequence GTGCAAATACCCAATGAGTTTAGTACATTAGCTAGAAATCATAGTAATCAATTTTTAAACTGGATATTAGGTATAATCTTAATTTTTTCAGGATGGCAAATATTAGGTATAATACCAATTCTACTTCACCCTAACACAGATGAATTATTACAATCAGGGAATAGTCCATATACTATTTTAAATTTTATAACTTTAATGTCAGGTTTCTTATTTGGGTTGGTAGCATTTATTTTTGTAGCAAAATATATCCACAAACGAACACTTATCTCATATCTTACTGGATTTAAAACAATACAATATGACCGAATTATATTTGCGATAGTAATATCACTTCTTATATCAGGTATACCCTTGATTCTATTAGCTCTCGCAAGCAATGATTGTCAAAATATAATTGATAAATCTATTGAATGTTCTACCGGGTTAGAATTTAACCCAAATTTTTCTTTTGTAACTTATATAATATTTATATTAATTGCCTTGATCATAACACCAATTCAAGTAGGATTTGAAGAAATACTATTTAGAGGGTATTTTTTACAAGGATTGGGTTTATTTACAAAAAATCCAGTGCTTTTATCTCTCATTGTTGGTAGCTTGTTTATGGTTGCTCATCTGGCTAACCCAGAAACTACTTACGGAATGGCAAAATATATGACAATATTAATGGCTACAGGTACTATTTGGGCTTTGATTGCCATTAAAGGCAATGGATTAGAATTACCTTTTGGATTTCATCTAGCTAATAATTTGTTTGTTTTTCTCTTTATTACAACAAAGAATTCTGTAATTACTACCCCCGCTTTATTTTATGATATTGGAATTGAACAAACAGGAATAACTTGGACAGATGTCTTTATGAGTGTATTTTTTACCTTGTTTATTCCATATGTAATTCTTGCAAAAAAATACAAATGGGGAATAGGTTTTTCATATTTGGTGAAATCCTATAGTAATTTAAAGAAGAAATAA
- a CDS encoding NAD-dependent epimerase/dehydratase family protein: MIVTGGAGFIGSHIVDRLIIEGYEVAVLDNISSGNRLNINDKAKLYEIDLYNGDIGSAIHDFQPNLVFHLAAQSSVSVSESNPTEDATNNILGSLNLYKACKNTSVEKIILSSTGGAIYGDQNEFPCLENSSLNPISPYGVSKLTSEKYLEVFAGLYGYQYTILRYGNVYGPRQSPSGEAGVISIFAGLLLKGNSVNIFGDGSQLRDYIYISDVVEANILAMNAPNKSIYNISTNKATSVIEIFTLIKSLTKSTNSPTFMPRRKSDVDKIVLNNSKATKELKWLPQVDIEDGIARTVDYLKNN; this comes from the coding sequence ATAATAGTTACAGGTGGTGCAGGATTTATTGGATCACATATTGTTGACCGTTTAATTATTGAGGGTTATGAAGTGGCGGTACTTGATAATATCTCGTCTGGAAATCGGTTAAATATTAATGATAAAGCAAAATTGTATGAGATTGATTTATATAATGGAGATATTGGTTCAGCTATACACGACTTTCAGCCCAATCTAGTGTTTCATTTAGCTGCACAAAGTAGTGTCTCGGTATCAGAATCAAACCCTACTGAAGATGCTACTAATAATATATTAGGTTCTTTGAATTTGTATAAGGCTTGTAAAAACACCTCAGTCGAAAAAATAATATTAAGTTCTACTGGAGGTGCTATATATGGAGATCAGAATGAATTCCCATGTTTAGAAAACTCATCTCTTAATCCAATTTCTCCTTATGGTGTTAGTAAACTAACCTCTGAAAAATACTTAGAAGTATTCGCTGGGCTATATGGATATCAATATACAATTCTTAGATATGGAAATGTATATGGACCTAGGCAAAGTCCGTCTGGAGAAGCAGGTGTTATTTCAATTTTTGCAGGACTTTTATTAAAAGGTAATTCAGTAAATATTTTTGGAGATGGATCTCAACTTAGGGATTATATTTATATATCTGATGTAGTAGAAGCTAATATATTGGCAATGAATGCTCCAAATAAATCGATTTATAATATTTCTACAAATAAAGCAACTTCTGTTATAGAAATTTTCACACTTATAAAATCTTTAACTAAGTCTACTAATAGTCCTACTTTTATGCCTAGAAGGAAATCAGATGTCGATAAAATTGTACTAAATAATTCAAAAGCCACAAAAGAATTGAAATGGTTGCCTCAGGTAGACATTGAAGATGGTATAGCTAGGACGGTCGATTATTTAAAAAATAATTAG
- a CDS encoding (d)CMP kinase gives MTSLKTKVIAIDGPAASGKTSVGKIIAEKLKFNFLDTGIMYRAITYAALNSSVDFNQKMTVSEFLDNVDLQIIFHNFTDLKITLNNIDISKSLHSLEIDQNVSYYSSFKEIRNFLVQQQRQIANRDNIVMVGRDIGSVVAPDSIKIFLTASVSERAKRRHKELIDSGVSAELDEIESELERRDELDSQRKESPLVIPGDATIVVSDGMILEGVVSFILNNILARKL, from the coding sequence ATGACAAGTCTTAAAACAAAAGTGATAGCAATTGATGGGCCTGCTGCGTCTGGCAAAACAAGTGTCGGAAAAATTATAGCTGAGAAATTAAAGTTTAATTTTTTAGATACAGGTATAATGTATCGAGCTATTACCTATGCTGCTTTAAATTCAAGTGTTGATTTCAATCAAAAAATGACAGTGAGTGAATTTTTAGATAATGTAGATTTACAGATAATATTTCATAATTTTACAGATCTTAAGATAACTTTAAATAATATTGATATTTCGAAATCTTTACATTCTTTAGAAATTGATCAAAATGTCTCATATTACTCATCTTTTAAAGAAATAAGAAACTTTCTTGTTCAACAACAAAGGCAGATAGCAAATCGAGATAATATTGTTATGGTAGGGCGCGACATAGGTTCAGTGGTTGCTCCTGATAGTATAAAAATATTTTTAACAGCTTCGGTATCTGAAAGGGCAAAACGCCGACATAAAGAATTGATTGATTCAGGAGTATCTGCTGAATTGGATGAAATTGAATCTGAATTAGAAAGACGTGATGAACTAGACTCTCAAAGAAAAGAATCGCCATTAGTTATACCAGGAGACGCTACAATTGTAGTTAGTGACGGGATGATACTTGAAGGGGTAGTTAGTTTTATACTAAATAATATATTAGCGAGAAAATTATGA
- the gatA gene encoding Asp-tRNA(Asn)/Glu-tRNA(Gln) amidotransferase subunit GatA, with the protein MVIMMSDNNFAYMDIQQLSKLMKNLEVSPVEIVQTFLDRIDEHDSKINSFISVFSQESLKEAKRIEKLFLDKEIVSPLQGIPVGLKDLIYTKNQLTTGGSKILKDYIPDYDATVTSKLRESNAIILGKTALLEFAMGGTMTNEYFGSTYNPWNLDHFPGGSSSGSGAAVAAGLVTCALGTDTGGSVRGPAHNSGIVGLKPTFGRVSRHGVIPLSWSLDHVGPMTRTVKDCILLLNAIEGYDDTDPYSVSMDPINIDINGNFDLQGKTIGIFTAFTEDILSKDVEINIQRMLDSFKSLGVKIVEIGLDQLSKSEAQQGPILYDIIVGPESSAYHYTNMKENIDSYGSHPRRRLEAGLHVMGHQYVNAQRQKRLITEKIKSFFNQCDVIIAPANFMAAPKLDDSNPSEDPIRNALRRSFTSMFNITGLPSLIVPIGFDAQGLPIGCQIVANHYQENTIFKFALEFEKISDWNHHYSTVDEYLSAS; encoded by the coding sequence ATGGTGATTATGATGAGTGATAATAATTTTGCATATATGGACATCCAGCAACTATCTAAGTTGATGAAAAATTTAGAAGTATCCCCTGTTGAAATTGTACAAACATTTTTAGATAGAATAGATGAACATGATTCAAAAATTAATTCTTTTATTTCAGTTTTTTCTCAAGAAAGTTTAAAAGAAGCTAAGAGAATTGAAAAACTTTTTTTGGATAAAGAAATTGTAAGTCCTTTACAAGGTATTCCCGTAGGATTAAAAGACCTTATATATACAAAAAATCAATTAACAACTGGTGGATCCAAAATACTAAAGGATTATATTCCAGACTATGATGCCACTGTAACATCAAAACTCAGAGAATCAAACGCGATAATATTGGGTAAAACAGCTTTATTAGAATTCGCTATGGGCGGGACAATGACTAATGAATATTTTGGATCTACATATAATCCTTGGAATCTAGATCATTTTCCAGGTGGTTCAAGTAGTGGGTCTGGTGCAGCTGTAGCTGCTGGTTTGGTGACCTGCGCTTTAGGCACAGATACAGGAGGTTCTGTGAGAGGTCCTGCACATAATTCTGGAATAGTTGGGTTAAAACCTACATTTGGCCGTGTTAGTCGACATGGAGTTATTCCTTTGAGTTGGTCTTTAGATCACGTAGGCCCTATGACTCGTACTGTTAAGGATTGCATTTTATTGCTGAACGCTATAGAAGGGTATGATGATACTGATCCTTATTCCGTATCTATGGATCCTATTAATATAGACATAAATGGAAATTTTGATTTACAAGGTAAAACAATCGGGATTTTTACTGCATTTACTGAAGATATATTGAGTAAAGACGTTGAAATAAATATACAGCGAATGTTAGATTCATTTAAATCTTTAGGGGTTAAAATTGTCGAAATTGGTTTAGATCAATTGAGTAAATCTGAGGCACAACAAGGTCCAATACTATATGACATCATAGTAGGACCCGAATCATCTGCTTATCATTATACAAATATGAAAGAAAATATTGATTCATATGGAAGTCATCCCCGAAGGCGTTTGGAAGCAGGATTGCACGTTATGGGGCATCAATATGTTAATGCTCAAAGACAAAAAAGATTAATTACAGAGAAAATAAAATCTTTTTTTAATCAATGTGATGTAATTATAGCTCCCGCAAATTTTATGGCTGCACCTAAATTAGATGATTCTAATCCTTCAGAAGATCCAATTCGAAATGCATTACGTCGAAGCTTTACCAGTATGTTTAATATTACAGGTTTGCCATCACTCATCGTGCCGATTGGATTTGATGCACAAGGATTGCCCATAGGGTGCCAAATAGTTGCAAATCATTATCAAGAAAATACAATATTCAAGTTTGCATTAGAATTTGAGAAAATATCTGACTGGAATCATCATTATTCAACTGTAGATGAGTACTTATCCGCCTCCTAG
- a CDS encoding MoaD/ThiS family protein, whose amino-acid sequence MASVWFNQEMRETTGFTGTVEVEGKNIRTVITNLEILFPGISEVLIYEDDIMPGLSVIIDGNVGSIGVLEKVNENSEVHFLPALGGG is encoded by the coding sequence ATGGCAAGTGTTTGGTTTAATCAAGAAATGCGAGAAACAACTGGATTTACCGGTACTGTTGAAGTTGAGGGTAAAAATATAAGAACAGTTATAACTAATCTTGAAATCCTTTTCCCAGGAATTTCTGAAGTTTTAATATATGAAGATGATATTATGCCTGGGCTATCCGTTATTATTGATGGGAATGTCGGAAGTATTGGTGTACTTGAAAAAGTAAATGAGAATAGTGAAGTTCACTTCTTACCTGCACTAGGAGGCGGATAA
- a CDS encoding putative sulfate exporter family transporter, translating into MINQEKIKILAPGLLLCFIVGSIIFVMSRQVQNLLIDSLLLALIIGIVYKNVSPKSDWYNAGAKFAGKHILEFSVMILGASIFLPDILDAGLPLFLLILFGVVGSMIIAYIIGHLILGLNKKIATLIGVGNSICGNSAVAVMAPIIGASATDISAVIGISAVLGAAQIILLPLLFSSFGITEYHYGIVAGMAVYAVAQVYAASATVSATSATVATVVKITRIILLGPLVVVVQLIKSFASSNTKQESEENSGSFSLFNYFPWFVIGFIFFSVLRSVDVISADIGNQIRQLSKYLFVVSMVAIGLGVDIKDVLKVGPKVALTIICVIGFMIAISLLIGSNISP; encoded by the coding sequence ATGATTAATCAAGAAAAAATAAAAATATTAGCGCCAGGACTTTTATTATGCTTCATAGTAGGAAGCATAATTTTCGTAATGAGTCGACAAGTACAGAATTTATTGATTGATAGCCTCTTACTTGCCTTGATAATTGGAATCGTATACAAAAATGTTTCGCCAAAATCTGATTGGTACAACGCTGGTGCAAAATTTGCTGGTAAACATATTCTTGAATTTTCGGTAATGATACTAGGAGCTAGTATATTTTTGCCAGATATATTAGACGCAGGATTACCGCTATTTTTGCTTATTTTGTTTGGTGTAGTTGGAAGCATGATAATTGCCTATATAATTGGGCATTTGATACTTGGATTAAATAAAAAAATTGCGACTTTAATTGGTGTAGGGAATTCGATTTGTGGAAATTCTGCAGTTGCAGTAATGGCTCCAATAATAGGTGCAAGTGCAACAGATATAAGTGCAGTAATTGGTATAAGCGCGGTGTTAGGAGCAGCACAGATTATACTATTGCCATTACTATTTTCAAGTTTTGGTATAACAGAGTATCACTATGGTATTGTTGCAGGTATGGCTGTATACGCAGTAGCTCAAGTATATGCAGCATCTGCCACAGTCAGTGCTACTTCTGCTACAGTTGCAACGGTTGTAAAAATCACGCGAATAATTTTATTAGGGCCTCTGGTTGTTGTTGTACAATTAATTAAAAGCTTTGCATCTTCAAATACAAAACAAGAATCAGAAGAAAACTCTGGAAGTTTTTCACTTTTTAATTATTTCCCATGGTTTGTTATTGGATTTATATTTTTCTCTGTTTTACGCTCTGTAGATGTTATATCCGCTGATATTGGGAATCAAATTCGACAATTATCAAAATATTTATTTGTAGTATCTATGGTCGCCATAGGTCTAGGAGTAGATATAAAAGATGTTCTTAAAGTTGGACCAAAAGTAGCTTTAACAATTATATGCGTAATTGGGTTTATGATAGCAATAAGCCTGCTTATAGGTAGTAATATTTCTCCATAG
- a CDS encoding CoA transferase has protein sequence MTLPLQGLKVIDMSQVYFGPGGAVYLADQGADVIKIETIRGDAMRHRYTTPYLTQWNMSKPFLSLNRNKKSISLDIRTDEGKKIVSQLCETADVFILNMRPGTEKQFELDFESLSKLNPKLIYVSISGFGSEGPDASLPGYDIVLQAKSGVLSLRKFPDGTPVPYPIMFSDMSGCMSLSYSVMLALWEREKTGKGQKIECSLFNQALAMQMQQLIWIENDQGSLPGNAPSAMASCYECFDGKWIAIVVMESNQWAGLCRVLDIEHLINDPDYSSYENRVKNASDLSELFTAIFPTKNSEYWIDKLNYEGIPCSIVQERDDLLDDAQVISNKMIATDIHPKVGNVSYVMPPFKMSQHDYIESARLPAPLLGEHTKEILKDLGYHDEEIQSFLDRNIVNENLE, from the coding sequence ATGACACTGCCATTGCAAGGTTTAAAGGTTATTGATATGTCCCAAGTTTACTTCGGCCCTGGTGGAGCTGTGTATCTTGCTGACCAAGGTGCCGATGTTATAAAAATAGAAACTATTCGAGGCGATGCCATGCGTCATCGGTATACTACCCCATATCTAACACAATGGAACATGAGTAAACCTTTTTTATCATTAAATAGAAATAAAAAAAGTATTTCATTAGATATTCGGACCGATGAGGGCAAAAAAATTGTTTCCCAATTATGTGAAACAGCTGATGTGTTTATATTGAATATGCGCCCGGGTACTGAAAAACAATTTGAATTAGACTTTGAGAGCTTGTCTAAATTAAACCCAAAATTGATCTATGTATCGATCAGTGGTTTTGGAAGTGAAGGACCTGATGCAAGCCTTCCTGGATACGATATAGTACTTCAAGCCAAATCTGGTGTTTTGTCATTGAGAAAATTTCCTGATGGAACTCCTGTACCTTATCCTATTATGTTTTCAGACATGTCGGGGTGTATGTCTCTTTCTTATTCGGTAATGTTGGCTCTTTGGGAACGTGAAAAAACTGGGAAAGGTCAAAAGATTGAGTGTTCATTATTCAATCAAGCTTTAGCAATGCAAATGCAGCAATTGATATGGATAGAAAATGATCAAGGAAGTCTTCCTGGAAACGCGCCATCAGCCATGGCTTCATGTTACGAATGTTTTGATGGTAAATGGATAGCTATAGTAGTAATGGAATCTAATCAATGGGCGGGATTATGCCGTGTATTAGATATTGAACATTTAATTAATGACCCTGACTATAGTAGTTATGAAAATCGTGTGAAGAATGCATCTGATTTATCAGAATTATTTACAGCTATTTTCCCAACTAAAAACAGTGAATATTGGATAGATAAATTAAATTATGAAGGTATCCCGTGTTCTATTGTACAAGAAAGAGATGATTTGCTAGACGATGCTCAAGTTATTTCAAATAAAATGATTGCTACAGATATACATCCCAAAGTCGGTAATGTGAGCTATGTTATGCCTCCATTTAAGATGTCACAGCATGATTATATTGAATCAGCTCGTTTGCCTGCTCCTTTGTTAGGAGAACACACTAAGGAAATCTTGAAAGATTTAGGGTATCATGACGAAGAAATTCAGTCTTTTTTAGATCGTAATATTGTTAATGAAAACCTAGAGTAA
- a CDS encoding YvcK family protein, with translation MLRDTKIVAIGGGTGLSNLLSGLKHKTKNITAIVTVTDDGGSSGRIRRDFKMAPPGDIRNCLLALSNLDNEYKSTLNYRFKSDSELYDHNIGNLLIAALYQQENSFSNAIYKAGLLLNIQGQVIPIADNPEAILKARTESKKLLDGESEIGRNIEKILDIWIEPQNIALNKSAQNAIEVCDAVIIGPGSLYTSIIANFLFDGLVESVNKIKKPIIFVCNISNENETSGFTIIDHVTEFKKHTNVDITHVISNSTKTSNTSERNDLYYEKYEYIDKIKVINTDLINNHLNKNHDPKKLTDTIFTILETLS, from the coding sequence ATGCTGAGAGATACCAAAATAGTGGCTATTGGCGGTGGTACAGGCCTGTCAAATTTACTTTCAGGTTTAAAACATAAAACTAAAAATATAACAGCAATTGTGACGGTTACTGATGATGGTGGAAGTTCTGGTCGTATTAGAAGAGATTTTAAAATGGCGCCACCTGGAGATATTCGTAATTGCCTTCTAGCATTGTCTAACCTGGATAATGAATATAAATCCACCCTAAATTATAGATTTAAAAGTGACTCAGAATTATATGACCATAATATTGGTAATTTGCTTATAGCTGCATTATATCAGCAAGAAAATAGCTTTAGTAATGCTATCTACAAAGCAGGTTTATTATTAAACATTCAAGGTCAAGTAATACCAATTGCAGATAATCCAGAAGCTATTCTAAAAGCTCGAACTGAATCCAAAAAATTATTAGATGGAGAATCAGAAATTGGGAGAAATATTGAAAAGATTCTTGATATCTGGATTGAACCACAAAATATAGCTTTAAATAAATCTGCCCAAAATGCCATTGAGGTATGTGATGCTGTAATTATTGGACCCGGAAGCTTATACACAAGCATAATTGCAAATTTCTTATTTGATGGTTTGGTAGAATCAGTTAACAAAATCAAAAAGCCGATTATATTTGTATGTAATATTAGCAATGAAAATGAAACTTCTGGGTTCACCATAATTGATCATGTAACAGAATTTAAAAAACATACTAATGTGGATATTACACACGTTATATCTAACTCTACAAAAACATCTAATACATCTGAAAGAAATGATCTTTATTATGAAAAATATGAATATATCGACAAAATAAAAGTCATTAATACTGATCTAATAAATAATCATTTGAATAAAAATCATGATCCTAAGAAATTAACTGATACAATTTTTACAATTCTAGAAACTTTATCCTAA
- a CDS encoding xanthine dehydrogenase family protein molybdopterin-binding subunit, with protein sequence MLSETEYDTVGKRVKRYDATDKVTGAANYSGDVHPAGYIHGKILRSPHAHAKIIKIDATKALELPGVIAVVTSDDFPILNGLAVDLGEGAMQNPMFLSNFCIAKDKVLFKGHAVAGVSATSKIIAEQALDLIEVEYEVLKPVMRPEEAIKPDAPILHDRLVTINSTTIRAGGVSAEELPKDKQTNLANKFEFALGDIEKGFKDADVIVEKETKTEAVHQGYIEPQTSTVRWGSDGYLTMWTSSQGHFAMRDLTAMLLGIPQSKIKSIQMEIGGGFGGKTIVYSEPIAAMLSKKSGGSPVKITLNRTEVFEGTGPTSATNVKIKLGAKSNGKITAVQAKLYYGSGAFPGSPVLPGARCMTAPYDIPNAHIEGYDICTNLPKSTAYRAPGSPTASFAMEIAVDELAEKLGIEPLEFRAINGSKEGTRQATGPVFGKIGFLETLQAAKEHEHYKSKLEGPYRGRGIASGFWFNGSGPSSAIASVTADGTINLVEGSPDIGGSRTAVSMQLAEVLGIDATNIKPSIGDTDTIGFTSVTGGSGVAFKTGIACYEAGLDIKRQMIERAAKIWDVETSDVEYENGEIKHSSDSQLRMTFKEMAGKLNATGGPIIGRATVSPGSPGNAFATHIVDVEVDPDTGKVTILRYTSVQDAGKAIHPTYVEGQMQGGVAQGIGWALNEEYFYNDEGKMMNASFLDYRMPTALDLPMLDTVIVEVANPSHPYGVRGVGEVCIVPPLAALSNAIKQAIGTRLTQLPMNPARVLEAIDNNK encoded by the coding sequence ATATTATCTGAAACTGAATATGACACTGTTGGTAAAAGAGTCAAAAGATACGATGCTACAGACAAAGTTACTGGTGCTGCTAATTATTCAGGAGATGTACATCCTGCTGGATATATTCACGGTAAAATCCTTCGAAGCCCACACGCTCATGCTAAGATTATAAAAATTGATGCTACAAAAGCATTAGAATTGCCTGGTGTAATAGCTGTCGTCACATCTGATGACTTTCCTATACTCAATGGATTAGCTGTTGACTTAGGAGAAGGTGCAATGCAAAATCCTATGTTTTTGAGTAATTTTTGTATTGCTAAAGATAAAGTGCTATTCAAAGGACATGCAGTTGCAGGTGTTTCGGCAACATCAAAAATAATTGCGGAGCAAGCTTTAGATCTTATAGAAGTTGAGTATGAAGTCCTTAAACCAGTTATGCGTCCTGAAGAAGCAATAAAACCAGATGCACCTATACTTCATGATAGACTAGTCACAATAAACTCTACCACTATTCGGGCAGGTGGCGTTAGTGCAGAAGAGCTTCCTAAAGATAAACAAACAAACTTAGCTAATAAATTTGAATTTGCACTTGGAGATATTGAAAAAGGTTTCAAAGATGCCGATGTTATTGTTGAAAAAGAAACAAAAACTGAAGCTGTACATCAAGGATACATCGAGCCTCAAACAAGTACTGTTAGATGGGGATCAGATGGCTATTTAACAATGTGGACAAGTAGTCAAGGGCATTTTGCTATGAGAGATTTAACTGCAATGTTATTAGGGATTCCTCAATCTAAAATCAAATCAATTCAAATGGAGATAGGTGGAGGATTTGGTGGAAAAACAATAGTTTATTCCGAACCTATTGCCGCTATGCTTTCAAAAAAATCAGGAGGTTCTCCTGTAAAAATAACATTGAACCGTACTGAAGTGTTTGAAGGAACTGGTCCAACTTCAGCAACTAATGTCAAAATAAAATTAGGTGCTAAATCTAATGGTAAAATTACAGCAGTTCAGGCAAAACTATATTATGGATCAGGGGCTTTTCCTGGATCTCCTGTGTTGCCTGGAGCTCGCTGTATGACAGCTCCATATGATATACCTAATGCTCACATAGAAGGTTATGATATTTGCACAAATCTTCCCAAATCTACCGCATATAGAGCACCAGGTTCTCCAACAGCATCTTTTGCAATGGAAATTGCTGTTGATGAACTAGCAGAAAAACTTGGTATCGAGCCATTAGAATTTCGTGCAATTAATGGCTCAAAAGAAGGAACCAGACAAGCTACTGGACCAGTTTTCGGCAAAATTGGTTTTCTAGAAACATTACAAGCTGCTAAAGAACATGAACATTATAAAAGTAAGTTAGAAGGTCCATATCGAGGCAGAGGTATTGCTTCAGGATTCTGGTTTAACGGAAGTGGACCATCAAGTGCTATAGCAAGTGTCACAGCTGACGGTACAATTAATTTAGTTGAAGGTTCTCCAGATATTGGCGGATCTAGAACAGCTGTTTCAATGCAACTAGCTGAAGTATTAGGTATTGATGCTACAAATATCAAACCATCAATTGGAGATACTGATACTATAGGATTCACTTCAGTTACTGGTGGTAGTGGAGTTGCCTTTAAAACTGGTATTGCTTGCTATGAAGCTGGATTAGATATCAAAAGACAAATGATTGAACGAGCAGCCAAAATCTGGGATGTAGAAACAAGTGATGTTGAATATGAAAATGGAGAAATCAAACATAGTTCTGATTCACAACTTAGAATGACATTCAAAGAAATGGCAGGAAAACTTAATGCTACTGGGGGACCAATTATTGGACGTGCTACAGTAAGCCCTGGATCGCCAGGTAATGCATTTGCAACACATATCGTAGATGTCGAAGTTGATCCAGACACAGGTAAGGTAACAATTTTACGTTATACCTCTGTACAAGATGCGGGTAAGGCAATTCATCCAACATATGTCGAAGGGCAAATGCAAGGTGGAGTAGCACAAGGAATTGGCTGGGCATTAAATGAAGAATATTTCTACAATGATGAAGGTAAAATGATGAACGCAAGTTTTCTTGACTACAGAATGCCAACTGCGCTTGATTTACCAATGCTTGACACAGTAATTGTTGAAGTTGCAAATCCAAGTCATCCATACGGCGTCCGAGGAGTTGGTGAAGTATGTATAGTGCCTCCTCTAGCAGCACTTTCGAATGCTATTAAACAAGCTATTGGCACTAGATTAACTCAATTACCAATGAATCCTGCGAGAGTGCTTGAAGCAATAGATAATAACAAATAA
- a CDS encoding alpha/beta hydrolase, translated as MREFTSDYYQSNSLNLHYINYKTNATKPLIMLHGMRSYAQAWNDVAEQLVDNFDIYALDQRGRGDSDWSPDYNYDTEAYVDDLTNFVKIKGFNNLCLMGHSMGGSNSIVFASKNPEMVESLVIVDIGPSVSTSIGGARINQELSDTPKEFESLEDVKIFWRKQRPSISEHALNERVNFTIKQLESGKYGFKWDVQGIAKGRIRNDGEYMWDCVKKIKCPTLLIRGHESDILQHDVATQMIKENHNITLIEIPDATHYVHDDQLELFNREVSMFYQRI; from the coding sequence ATGAGAGAATTTACCAGCGATTATTACCAATCAAATAGTTTGAACCTTCATTATATAAATTATAAAACTAATGCTACAAAGCCTTTAATTATGCTTCATGGAATGAGGAGTTACGCACAGGCTTGGAATGATGTTGCTGAACAACTCGTCGACAATTTTGACATTTATGCTTTAGATCAGAGAGGGAGAGGTGATAGTGATTGGTCTCCTGATTATAATTATGACACAGAAGCATATGTTGATGACTTAACAAATTTTGTAAAAATAAAAGGATTTAATAATCTTTGTTTGATGGGTCATTCTATGGGTGGGAGTAATAGTATCGTTTTTGCATCAAAAAACCCTGAAATGGTTGAGAGTCTTGTTATTGTAGATATAGGCCCAAGCGTCTCTACTTCCATAGGAGGAGCACGGATAAATCAAGAATTGAGCGATACTCCTAAAGAATTTGAAAGTTTAGAGGATGTAAAGATTTTTTGGAGAAAGCAAAGGCCATCAATATCTGAGCATGCATTAAATGAAAGAGTGAATTTTACTATCAAGCAATTAGAATCAGGCAAATATGGATTTAAGTGGGATGTACAAGGTATAGCAAAAGGACGAATTCGTAATGATGGTGAATATATGTGGGATTGTGTGAAAAAAATTAAGTGTCCAACTTTATTGATCAGAGGGCATGAATCCGATATATTACAACATGATGTTGCTACACAGATGATTAAAGAAAATCACAACATTACATTAATTGAAATACCTGATGCAACGCATTATGTACACGATGATCAATTAGAACTTTTCAATAGAGAAGTTAGTATGTTTTATCAAAGAATCTAA